Genomic DNA from Schistosoma haematobium chromosome 1, whole genome shotgun sequence:
ACTAAGCTCAGAAAATTCTATTCCATGTGCAAACATTTCAATCATTGAAGCCTCTATTTGAAACTGGAAAAAGCAAGATCTATGCACGCTTTCGACACACGCAAGGGAAAACCACACACTAATATAAAATACAGTGTAAGATTCTGCACTTCGCACTCCAGAACATGATTCTGGGACGTGTTAGATACTATTGAATAAAGGACAGTAACACGATTTGGCGGCACTAACAATTAAAGCATGGCTCCCAAAGCTCCAGCAAGAAAACAGGAGAAGGGTGATAATCAGCCTAAGAAGACCCAGAGTAGTAAAAATGTATCCAAGAAATCTCAAAAACCTTCAAAGTCACTCAAGGCCCTAAAAAGTGTGAAAGGTGGCAAAGTTGTGAAGGCAGGAAACAAAAGTTagtttacttgtattttcttaATATTAACTAGTATTATTTCTCGTCTTACACATATCTTTTTCCGATTACTAACTTATTATTTTCACATCTTGTTATCAAGAGTCCACAGCCTCTCTTAAGGCGTTAAAAGCACAACGGGCCGTCACACTTGGTGCTCACACGAAAGGCAAGAAAAGAGTGATGTATACTACGCGATTCAGGCGACCTAAAACGTACAAACCTCCTCGCTGTCCAAAAGACAGAAGATTCCTGATCCCTAAGAGAAACAAGTAAGTGTGTGCCGAGCTTTTTATATTTCCAGACTTGATGCCTTTCGTATCATTCAACATCCGGTTACAACTGAAGCTGCTATGAAGAAAATTGAAGATAACGACACGTTAGTGTTCATTGTTGACAGAAGAGCAAACAAACCAGCAATCAAGGCAGCTGTCCAAGAACTTTATAATATCAAAGTTGCGAAAGTCAACACGCTTAATTGCCCTAACAACGTTAAAAAAGCATATGTGAAGCTACCTCCTGATTTCGACGCCTTAGATGTTGCTAATAGAATTGGTATTATATAAGTTGTACAAAAAATACATGTGACAGTGTTTCGAGATACTTGTGTAATTATGCTTTTTTGATC
This window encodes:
- the RPL23A gene encoding 60S ribosomal protein L23A (EggNog:ENOG410VF0Q~COG:J~BUSCO:EOG091G0UYL), translating into MAPKAPARKQEKGDNQPKKTQSSKNVSKKSQKPSKSLKALKSVKGGKVVKAGNKKSTASLKALKAQRAVTLGAHTKGKKRVMYTTRFRRPKTYKPPRCPKDRRFLIPKRNKLDAFRIIQHPVTTEAAMKKIEDNDTLVFIVDRRANKPAIKAAVQELYNIKVAKVNTLNCPNNVKKAYVKLPPDFDALDVANRIGII